The region CAGCGGCGGGAATCGGCACGGGGCCGGCGCCCATCATCAGTAACGGCTCTTCGGGAAGGATGGCGTCGAGCGATTCGACAACCGGACAGGGCACGGCAAAGGAAGCGGAAGTAGATGATGAAGTCGGCATGATCGATACGTGAATGTCAGGGCGCAAAGGAGCAAACGGCCTCGCCAACAATGACACTGGCGAGGCCGTTCATCCGATCATTCACCGATCCGCGCGATTGCGCAAGTTTTTTGTCTATGCCTCATCGCCCGGAAACGTCGGCCAAAGTGCAGACCAAAGCGTCACTTCACCCTGGTCTTGTCGAGTTTCTTGCCGGTGGCGGCGTTAAAACGCTCGACGTACTCTTCGATCAGCTTGCGCATCGCGCGCCCAATCAGCCGGTAGTCGGACTCGTTCAGATTGGCCAGCGACACACGCCCCGACGGATGCTGCGTGCCGAAACCGCGTCCCGGCAGCAGCACGACCCGCGCTTCGCGCGCGAGACGGAACAGCAGTTCCGACGGCTCGGTGTTCTTCAGCAGCCACTCGACGAACTCACGCCCGAACATCCGCTCGCCAAGGAACTCGATGTCGAGAATCGTGTAGTAGTCGACCTGGTTCGGATCGTCGTCCTCGAACGAAATGCCGACTTCTTCGTACAGCGCCTGCTTGCGCTTGCGGATCAGGCGCTTCAGCGCATTCTTGTACGCGTCCGGCGTGTCCATCAGCGAGAACAACGAGAACAGCACCATCTGCACCTGTTGCGGCGTCGACAAACCCGCCGTGTGATTCAGCGCAACAGTGCGGCTGTCGGCCACCAGGCGGTCGATGAACTTGAGCTTTTCCGGCTCGGTCGTGATCGATTCGTAGCGCTCGTGCAACTGCTTCTTCGCGTCCTTGGGCAGTTCGCCGATCAGCTTGTCGAGCACATTGTCACGATGCGTCGCGATCGCGCCGAGACGCCAGCCGGTCGAGCCGAAATACTTCGAGTACGAGTACACGAGAATCGTGTTCTTCGGCGCGAGCGCGAACAGCGATACAAAATTGTCGGCGAAGGTGCCGTACACGTCGTCGGTCAGCAGAATCAAATCGGGCCGTTCCTTGACGATCCCGGCGATATATTCGAGGCTCTCGTCGCTGATCTTCACCGAAGGCGGATTGCTCGGGTTCACGAGGAAGAACGCCTTCACCTTCGGATCACGCAGCTTGTCGAGTTCCTTCTTCGAATACTGCCAGCCGTCTTCCACATGGGCGTCGAGATTCACGACGTTCAGCCGATAGTCGTTCAGGCGCGGAATCTCGATGTACGGCGTGAAGATCGGCATACCGAGCGCGATCGTGTCGCCGGCCTTGATCAGGTGATTCTCGCGCATCGTGTTGAAGATGTACGTCATCGCCGCCGTGCCGCCTTCCACGGCGAACACGTCGAACTCGCCGACAAACGGATGATTTCCGATCATCTCCTTTCGCAGATACTGCCCGACGATCAGTTCGGATAACTTAAGCATCCGGTCCGGCACCGGATAGTTCGACCCGAGAATGCCCTCGCACATCTCATAGAGGAACTCGCCCGCGGACAGCCCAAGCTGATCGCGCACATACGACACGGCGCCGCGCAGAAAGTCGATGCCGGGTACGCCTTTGTTTTCGCGCAGGAACAGGTCGAAGCGTTCTTCGAGCCCATCGCGGCGCGGAAAGCCGCCCACGCCTTCGGGCATGTACGCAAACGAGCGCTCCGATTCGCGCATCGCAAAGAGGCCGAGCTGCCAGAAACCGTGGCGCGGAATCGTCGCGAGAAAGTTGGGGTTGCCGCGGCCGGCATTCAGCATCGATGCGTTCGCGGGGCGCTCCACCGCGCCGCCGCCGGCGGCCTTGATCAATTCGTCCTTGAGTTCGAACGGGCTCAGTGCCGCCAAGCCGGCTTGTGCCATATCAGCGTGTTTCCTGTCGCCTTTCTCTTTTGCCATGATGCGTTCTCCAATGAGCAAGTGAAAGACGCCGGCGTAGCGAGTGATCGTTCAAGCCGCCGGCGTAAGAGAGATCGATAGATGTGTGCGCTACACCAGACCGACCACGAGCGGACCGAGCAGCGTCAACGCGACGTTCGCGATCGCATACGTGATCGCGAACGGCACGGTCGGCACGGCGCTTTCGGCCTTGTCGAGCACGCCGCCGAACGCCGGGTTCGCACTACGTGACCCGGACAGCGCACCGGCCAGAATCGCCGCGTTGTCGTAGCGCAATACGTAGCGGCCGAACAGCATCGTCAGGAGCAGCGGGAACAGCGTGACGAACACGCCCAGCAGGAAGATCGTCACGCCGCTTTGCTTGACCGTGACGACCGCCTGCAAGCCGGAATTCAAGCCGACCACGGCGACGAACGCCGCGAGGCCGAAGTCTTTCAGCAACTGCGACGCCGCCGACGGCATCACGCCGTACATCGGATGCTTGCCGCGCATCCAGCCGAACAGCAGACCGGCCAGCAGACAGCCGCCGCCCGAGCCGAGCGTGAGCGGAATACCGCCGATGTTGATGACGATCAGGCCGATCAGCAGACCGAGCACGAGACCGACGCCCATATAGATGAAGTCGGTCTTGTTGCTGTACGGCAACTCGTAGCCGGCCGCATCGACAGCACGCCTGGTGTCTTTCGGCGAGCCGTAGAAGGTAATCACGTCGCCGTGTTCGAGCTTCGTTTCCGGCAGGATCGGCAGCGGCTGACCGGCTCGCGTCGCGCCTTCGACGAACACGCCGTGGCGCAGGTCGCGATCCACGTTCTTGCGCACTTCGGCAATCGTCGTGCGGTTCATGCCCTTGCGCGTGAAGACGGCCTGGCGGGTTTGCATCACCAGACTCACGCCGTCGGTATCGGCTAGTTCCGCACCGATCATCGGCGCGATATCGACCATGCCGCCACGCCGCCCCACCACCATCACCACGTCGTCCTTTTCGAGCACGAGATCGGGGGTCGGCTCGACCCCTTTGCCGTGGCGGCGAATCCGCTCGATCGTGATGGTGTCGTTCTGACTCACCTCGAGCTCGGACACTGTGCGCCCCGCGGCCTGTTCGACGCGAAACGCGCGGCCCACCAGTTCAGGCAGCGCCGACAGTTGTCCCGGCGCACGCGCGGGCACGGCACCGGAAAGCGCCTTTTCGGCTTCGATCGAGGCCTCGCGCAAACCTTTCCCCATGAACTTCGGCAGGATGTTGACGCAGACGATGATCGCGCCGAGCGAGCCGAACACGTAGGTCACCGCGTACGCGATCGCCACGTCCGATTGCAGCGACTTAACCTGATCGGCGGGCAGGCCCAGACGCGCGATCGCGTCGCCCGCCGTGCCGATGATCGCCGATTGCGTCAGCGCGCCGCCCGCGAGACCGGCCGCGAGCCCCTTGTTCAGATGGAACAGCTTCGCGCAGACCACCACGGTGATCAGTGCCGAGACGGCGAGAAACACGGCCATCGCGATTTCGCGCAGTGTCTTGCGGTTCAGCGAGTTGAAAAAGCCCGGCCCGGAGTCGTAGCCGACCGCGTAGATGAACACCGCGAACATCACCGACTTCACGCCGTTGTCGATCGTCACGCCCGCCTGACTGATCACGACCGCCGCCAGCAATGAACCGCCTACACCGCCTAACTGGAATTTGCCGAAGTTGATCTGCCCGATGAAGTAACCGGCCGCAAGCGACAGAAACAGCGCGATCTCGGGTGATTTGTGAAAGATGTCATGCAGCCATTCCATCGTGCCCTCGCTGGATAGTTTGCGATACTGAATACTGGTTGATGCTTGTGCATCCAGACCTCGTGGCGCGTCCGCCTGCGGAGTGGACCGCGCGGTGTACTACGCCAAGCGCGGCGGCATATGTCCGCTTAGCCGAACTTCCCTGCGAGGCCGACGACCACCGGTCCCATCAACGGCAACAGGATGTTCGAGAGTGCATAGGTGATCGTGTAGCCGATCACGGGTGTCGAATTGCCGGTCACGCCGAGCAGTGCGCTGATCGCCGGCGTGCTGCATTGCTGACCTGCGATGGCGCCGAGCAGCATCGGTGCTTCGAGTTCGAGAAACATGCGGCCGATCCACAGCGACAGCAGCCCTGGCACCAGCACCATCAGAATGCCGGCGATCGGCAGCGCCAGGCCGTATTCGCGCACCAGCTTGATCGCATCGGGTCCGGCCGACAGGCCGACCGCCGCGATGAAGGTGGCGAGACCGAAATCCTTGAGGATTTGTGCGGCGGCCGAAGGCAGCGAGCCCACCAACGGATAGCGCGAACGGATCCAGCCGAACAGCAAGCCCGACAGCAGACAACCGCCGCCCGTGCCGAGCGCGACCGACACGCCGCCGATCCGCCCGCCGAGATGTCCGATCGCCATGCCGACCAGCACGCCCAGGCCGAGATAGACGAAGTCGGTTTTCCGGGTGGCGGTGAGCACATAGCCGAGCCGACGTGCGCCGCGTTCGACATCGGCCTTCGCGCCCACCAGCGTCAGCACGTCGCCGCGATTGAGTTCGGTGCCGGGTAGCGCGGGCACGGTAGTTTCGAGCCGCGTGACGGCGGCGATATAGACGCCGCGGCCTTCTTCCGGCGTCGCCCGTTCGCGCACCTGCGCGACCGTGAGGCCATGCGCTTCGCGGCGCGTCAGCACGACATCGAGCGTCTCTGCGACAAGCTGGCCGAAGGCGGCGCCCTCCACTTCTTCACCGAGGCTGGCAGCCGCCGCGACGATCGCTTCGCGCCGTCCCGCTACGAGAATAAGGTCGCCGGCAGCCAGCGTCAGTTGCGGTTCGACCGGCGCGGCCGCACCGTTACGCTCGAGCTGCTCGATGGTCAGATTGAAACCGTGCTGCTGTTCGACCGCCAGAATCGTCGAGCCGGCCGCCGCGCCGACCCGGAAGGCGCGGCCCACGAGCGCCGGCGCGGCGGCGCGCTGGCCGTCGCTGAACGCGCCGTCGCCGCCGAGCTTGCGCCACACGCGCTCGGCTTCTTCGCGCAAATTGACGCGCAACAGAAGCGGCGCGAACTGACTGGTAAACAGAACGATGGTGACCAGGCCGAACAGGTAACTGACGCTGTACGCGGTGACGATGTTGGCCTGCAGACGCAGCGTCTCGGCGTCGCCGAAGCCGAGCTTGGCAATCGCTTCCGACGCGGTGCCGATCACCGCCGACTCCGTCGCGGCGCCGGCCAGCAAGCCGGCTGCCGTGCCGGCGTCGAGCCGCATCACGACGACCGCGATCATAATGAGCACCAGCACCGAAACGATCTCGACAATCGACAGCAAGCCATAACGCCAGCCACGCCCGATGTTGGCGAAGAATTGCGGGCCGCCGGTGAAGCCCAGCGCGAAGATGAACAGTGCGAACGCGATGTTCTTCAGATCGGGAGCCAGCCGCGCGCCGGTCTGACCCAATAGCAAAGCGACGATGAGCGTGCCGCAGACGCCGCCGAGCTGAATCGGCCCGACTCGAAACGAACCAATGAAATATCCGATTGCAAGACTCGCGAACAGCGCGATCTCCGGTTGAGACCTCAGCAATTCACCGATCATGTGTTGGCTCGCCGATTTATGGGTTTGTTTGGTATAAATCCTAAAAAATTGCCTGGAATTTCAATAAAGTCATTCGGTGCTCGCGCCATTCTCGACGTATGCATTACGCATCTGGCATGACCAGCGCTCATTGAATGGAGAATTTATGGCAATGTAATGACACCATCAGTGCCAGCGATGAAATGCCGCAGTGCAGCGACGATAGCGGGATACTTTTCACAAACCTCGGCAGTCACTCTTTCCTCGTGAATTTGTTCAACGCCCTGAAAAAGATATGCTCCGCTTGATAGCCTTTTTACAGCATGAAATACGCATTTTTGAGACTTCTTTTTTAATAAATATTGTAGTTCTTCACGGCTGTCAATATGATTTTCAATTGCGGCCTGAGTGAAGTTCGCGAGATATGATGTTGGTTAATGCCCGATATGGTTTTCGGGCCGCGCGCTGCACGCGGCAGTCATTGTCGCAATGGGCCGATATACTGATCTGCCGGCATGCCATAACGCCGTCAGTCCACATCGCCAGCGGCTGCACGCATCCTTCGGAGCCTTCCATGCGCATGATCCTGTTCAGCAGCCACCAATACGACAGCGACACGTTCACTGAGGCAAACCACACGCATGGCTATGAACTGCACTTCCAGGAATCGCACCTCGATATCGAAACAGCGATCCTCGCGCAGGGCTATGAAGTGGTATGCCCGTTCGTCAACGACAACGTCGATGCCGCCGTGCTGGAACGCCTGCATGCCGGCGGCACGCGCCTGATCGCGCTGCGCTCGGCGGGCTTCAATCATGTGGATCTGGCAGCGGCTGAGCGTCTCGGCATAACGGTCGCGCGGGTGCCGGCCTACTCTCCGCACGCCGTCGCCGAGCATGCGGTCGGCCTGATTCTCGCGCTGAACCGGCGGCTGCCGCGCGCGGTCGCGCGCACGCGCGAAGGCGACTTCTCCCTGCATGGGCTGCTCGGCTTCGATCTGCACGGCAAGACAGTGGGCGTGATCGGCACGGGCATGATCGGCCGGGTGTTCGGCCGCATCATGGCAGGCTTCGGCATGCAGGTGCTCGCGCACGATCCCGGCACGCCGGCCGAAGAGTTGCTTGCGCTCGGCGCTCGCTACGTGCCGCTCGATACCCTATTGGCGCAAGCCGACGTCGTCAGCCTGCATTGTCCGCTGGTGCCCGGCACGTACCATCTGATCGACAGCCGCGCGCTGGCGAAGATGAAACGCGGCGCGATGCTGATCAACACCGGGCGCGGCGGGCTCGTCGAAAGCAATGCGCTGATCGGCGCGCTGAAGGACGGGCAGCTCGGCCATCTCGGGCTCGACGTGTACGAGGAAGAAGGCGGCCTGTTTTTCGAAGACCACTCGAACCTGCCGTTGCAGGACGACGTGCTGGCCCGTCTGTTGATGTTTCCGAACGTGATCGTCACCGCGCATCAGGCGTTTTTCACGCGCGAGGCGATGAACGAAATCGCGCAGACCACGCTCGATAACGTCGCCGCATGGCAGGCGGGCACGCCGCGCAATGCGGTGCGGACGCGCGAGTAGGGGCGGCCGGCGAGGCGCGCCCGGCTACGCGTCCCCAGCCATCGTGGTCGCGCGAATCGCGGTGCGGGCGTCGTCCGCCGCGCCGCAGACTTCGCGCAGCAACGCCACCTCGCGCTCGTGCACTTCCACCGGAAACCAGCGCGCGCCCGCGTCGGCCAGATAGCGCGCGCGATGCTGGCCATTGCGAAACGCCACCACGCCTTCACGCTCCAGACCCATCCAGCCCAACAGACCCGGCGCGCGACGCGTCGTGATCGTCACGTACGGCATCTGCGGAATGCGTGGGTTATCCGGATCGAGAAACTCGCGAATGCCGCGCATCTTGCCCGAATGCCATTCGGCAACGGGCTTCAACACGTAGTCGGTGTCGTCGCGATCCGCGCACGCCAGTAGCTTGCGCGCGTCGACCAATACCACTTGATGCCGCGTATCGTCGGTAACGAAGACGCGCTTCAGGCGCACATGGTCGTACCATGGATGGTCATGCAGAGGCACGATCCAGACCGGCTCGGCATAGGCCGGCGCGGCAGAGGACGATGGATTGGACAAGTGCAAGGGCCGGCTCGATAAGCCAGCGCGCACGCGCCAGCAGGTTAAAAGAGCGCCTAAGCTACGAGTCGTTTGTGAAAGAGGCATGACAAGTCTATGTATTAATCGCCCGGCATCGGCGGGCGTCCGCAGGTCTTACGGAAACAACGATGATATCCACTCAAAATTTCAATGAACACGTGCGTATCGAAGCCGATGAGGCCACCGGCGTCGCCACCATCGTGCTCGATCGTCCCGCACGGCGTAATGCCGTCGACCGCCCTACCGCCGATGCGCTCAGCGCCGCCTTCCGCCGTTTTGAAGCGGAGCCGGCGTGGCGTGCGGCGGTGCTGTTCGGCGCGGGCGGCACCTTCTGCGCCGGCGCGGACCTCACCGCGCTCGCCGACGACACACGCCGTAACGAACTGCACGCCGACGGCAGCGGCCCCGGCCCGATGGGACCGACGCGCATGGTCTTCAGCAAACCGGTGATCGCCGCCATTGCCGGATACGCCGTCGCGGGCGGCCTGGAACTGGCGGCGCTGTGCGATTTGCGCGTGATCGAAGAAGACGCGGTGCTCGGCGTGTTCTGCCGGCGCGTCGGGATTCCGCTGATCGATGGCGGCACGATCCGTCTGCCGCGCCTGATCGGGCTCTCACGAGCGCTGGACCTGATTCTGACCGGCCGCGCCGTGAACGCGCAGGAAGCGCTCAGCTTTGGCCTCGCCAACCGCATCGTGCGCACGGGCGAGGCTCGCGCCGCGGCCGAACAGTTGGCCGCCGAACTGGCGGCGTTTCCGCAAGCGGCGTTGCTGGCCGACCGGCGCTCCGCGCTCGAAAACAGCATGCTCGACGATCTCGCCGACGCGCTGCGGCGCGAAGGCGCCGGCGGCTATCAGGCCGTGTTCGACGAAGGCGTCGCGGGCGCCGCCCGTTTTGCCGATGGCGCCGGCCGCCACGGCGACACGCTCGGCCCCGGCGGCAGCGCTCGCTAGATCCCGGCCGACCGTCGCCAAATCGTCGGCAAGGCCCGTCCCGGCGCGCCTTTCAACGAAAAACAACACTCCGCTGGACGCTCAGCAAAGCCGTTTTGACTTAGGTAGAATCCCTTACTGCCTAACCCTTGCACGGCGCATGCGCTCTTCGCCCCGAAAACGCGCGCCTGCCGCGTGGCGCTCCCCGTCACGCCGATTCTCGCTCCGTCATCATGCCTTTACCCCTGCTCGCCCTCGCCGTTGCCGCCTTTGGAATCGGTACCACTGAATTCGTGATCATGGGGTTGCTGCCCGATGTCGCGCGTGACCTGGCCGTGTCGATCCCGGCTGCCGGCATGCTGGTGTCGGCCTACGCGCTTGGCGTCACGATCGGCGCACCGATCGTCGCGATCGCGGTGGCGAATATGCCGCGCAAGAAGGCGCTGATGAGTCTGATCGGCGTGTTTATCGTCGGCAATCTGCTGTGTGCAATCGCCCCGGGCTACGCGGTGCTGATGGCCGCGCGCATCGTCACGGCGTTCTGCCACGGCGCGTTCTTCGGCATCGGTTCGGTGGTCGCAGCGGGTCTGGTCGCGCCGAACCGCCGCGCACAAGCAATCGCACTGATGTTCACCGGCCTCACGCTCGCCAACGTGCTCGGCGTGCCGCTTGGCACCGCGCTCGGCCAGGCGGTCGGCTGGCGCGCGACCTTCTGGGCGGTCACCGGCATCGGCGTGCTCGCCGCGGGCGCGCTCGCCGTGTGCCTGCCGGCAAAGATCGACATGCAGAAGGCCAGTCTCGTCCGCGAATTCAGCGTGTTGAAGAATCCGCAAGTGCTGATGGTGCTCGGCATCAGCGTGCTCGCGTCGGCCAGCCTCTTTTCGACCTTCACGTACATCACGCCGATTCTCGAAGACGTGACCGGCTTCACGCCGCATGCGGTCACGCTGGTGCTGCTGCTGTTCGGCCTCGGCCTGACGGTCGGCAGCACGCTCGGCGGCAAGCTGGCGGACTGGCGGCTGATGCCCTCGCTGGTGGCGTTTTTGCTGACGATCGTCGTGATCCTGACCATCTTCGCCAGCACGATGCACGCGGAGATTCCGGCGATGATCACCATCTTTGTGTGGGGCATTCTGGCCTTCGCAATCGTGCCGCCGCTGCAAATGCTGATCGTCGATCGCGCGAGCCATGCGCCGAATCTGGCATCGACCTTGAATCAGGGCGCATTCAACCTCGGCAATGCGACGGGTGCCTGGCTCGGCGGCATGGCGATCGGCGCAGGCGCGCCGCTGACTACCTTGCCGTGGGTCGGCGTGGCGACCTCGATCGGTGCACTGGGTTTGACGCTGTGGTCAGTGTCGATCGACCGGCGTACGCAACGGATGGCCGTGCCTGGTTAAGTACGGGCGCGGCCCGCTGTCTGCCCCGGCCGCGCCTGGAAAGCACTTTCGAACGCGGCCTTCGTCCGCAGTCATCCGATCTTCCCAACACCGCTCACAAAACCCCTCGGAAAGCCGCGCAAAGGTACGAATGACCGGCGGCCGTAGTAGCATCTCGGCCGATGAAAGTCATCTTCACTCGCGATTTCTTCGCCCTGATCCTGAGTGTCGCCGTTGTCGGATTCGGTAGCGGCGCCACGCTTCCCCTCACGGCCCTTGCGTTGACGCAAGCCGGCTACGGCACCGACGTGGTCGGCCTGCTGACCGCCGCGCAAGCGGGCGGCGGCCTTATCGTCGTACCAGTGGCAGGCTGGGTGGCCACGCGTTTCGGCGGACGGCAGGTGATCGTCGGCGCCGTGCTGACGGTTGCGGTCGCAACCGCATTGATGCAGTTCACGTCGAACCTGTGGGTCTGGGCCGTGCTGCGCGTGCTGTGCGGCGCGGCGCTCATGTTCCTCTTCACGATCGGCGAAGCATGGGTCAACCAGCTCGCCGACGATGCCACGCGCGGCCGCGTCATCGCGATCTATGCGACCAACTTCACGCTGTTCCAGATGGCCGGCCCGGTCCTTGTGAGCCAGATCGCCGGCTATATGCACGGGCGCTTCCTGATCTGCGGCGCAATCTTCCTGCTGGCGTTGCCGGCGCTCGCCACCATCCGCAAGACACCGCAAGCTTCCGGGGAAGAACATGCGGCGCACGGCAGCTGGCGCCACGTGTTGCCGCAGATGCCGGCGCTCGTGATCGGCACGGGCTTTTTCGCGTTATTCGACACGATCGCGTTGTCGCTGCTGCCGCTCTTCGCGATGTCGCACGGAATAACGAGCGAGGTGGCCGTGCTGTTCGCCTCAGCGTTGCTGCTCGGCGATACGACCTTGCAGTTTCCGATCGGCTGGCTCGCCGACCGGCTCGGCCGCGAACGGGTGCATATCGGCTGCGGTGTGTTCACCGTGCTGTTGCTGCCGTTCCTGCCATGGGCGATCACGTCGCCGTGGCTGTGCTGGCCGCTGCTGTATGTCCTCGGCGCGGCCGCGGGCGCGGTCTACACGCTATCCATGGTCGCGTGCGGCGAACGTTTTCGCGGGGTCGCGCTGGTATCGGCGAGTTCGCTGATGGGCGCATCGTGGAGCGCGGCGAGTTTCGGCGGCCCATTAGTGGCCGGCGCGCTGATGAAGGGCGTCGGCGATGACGCGATGGTCGGCGTGCTGTTCGTCGCGGCGCTCGCGTTTCTCGCCGCCGCGTGGCGGGAAAGACGGCGAGCACCGCTGCGCGCGATCGGATGACGCTCCGGCACTGATTTTTGGCGCGTTCGCCAACACGCCAGGTGCTACCTTTAATGCCACATTGCACGGCACTTCGCTGGTGTGGCCGATCTCTCCTGGCGTGGACGCCGGCAATGGGGAGAACGCCATGCAAACGCTGCCCATCCTGCGCCGTTTTTACCTGCTGAGCGCGCTGATTTTATGCGCCGTGATCTTCTTGAGTTGCGGCGGAGGTGGTGGCGGTGGGACCTCAGGCACGGCCAGCACCGGTGGTAGCGGCTCAGGCAGTGCAACGACTGGAACGGGAAGCGGCAGCGGCAGCACAACCGGCGGGACCGGAAGCATGGGCGCTACGGGCAGCACGAGCACTTCAGGTCCAGGCACTTCTTCAGGCGGCACCGCGATGTCCGCCGCCGGCGATGTCGTGACCTACCACAACGACATTGCGCGCACCGGCCAGAACCTCAACGAAACCATGCTCACGCCCGCGAACGTCAACGCAACGACATTCGGCAAGGTCGGCTTCTTTACGGTCGACGGCAAGGTGGATGGAGAGCCGCTTTTCGTCGGCTCGCTGGCGATTGCCGGCGGCACGCATAACGTGCTGTACGTCGTGACTGAACATGACAGCGTGTTTGCGTTCGATGCCGACACCGGTGCGCAACTGTGGAAAGTGTCGGCACTCGGCACCGGCGAAACACCGAGCAACGACCTCGGTTGCCCCCAGATCACTCCTGAGATCGGCATCACGTCGACGCCGGTCATCGACCGCTCACGCGGCGCGCACGGCACGATCTTTGTTGTCGCGATGACGAAGGATTCTGGCGGCGGCTTCCACCAGCGCGTACATGCGCTCGACCTCGCGACCGGCGCCGAACTGCTCAACGGACCGACCGAAGTCACTGCATCCTATCCGGGTACCGGTGCGAACAGTTCGAACGGCCGCGTCGTGTTCGCGCCGTCGTCTTATGCCGAACGCGCGGCGTTGCTGCTGCTCAACGGCGTCATCTACACGACGTGGACCTCGCATTGCGACGCGGGCGCGTATACCGGCTGGATTATCGGCTACAGCGCCGACACTTTGCAGCAGACATCCGTACTCAACGTCACGCCGAATGGTTCGGCCGGTTCAGTCTGGATGAGCGGCGCCGGCCCTGCGTCGGACGGCTCGTCGATTTATCTGCTCGACGCGAACGGCACGTTCGATACCACCTTGAACGCCAGCGGCTTTCCTGCACAAGGCGACTTCGGCAATACGTATCTGAAACTCGGCACGACCGGCGGGCTGTCGGTCGCGGATTATTTCGCGATGTCGAACATTGTTCAGGAGTCCAACGCCGATGAGGATCTTGGCTCGGGTGGTGCGCTCGTGCTGCCGGATCTCGCGGATGCGAGCGGCGCTGTTCATCATCTCACCCTGGGAACGGGTAAGGACGACATCATTTATGTCCTGAATCGTGACTCGATGGGGAAGTTCAACGCCGCCGGCGACAACATTTACCAGGAGATTCCTGCGCAGTTGAGCGGTGGCGAATTTGGCATGCCGGCCTATTTCAACAATACGGTTTATTTTGGCTCCGTCAGCGATCATTTGAAGGCGTTCACGATTATCAATGCGAGGTTGTCGGCGACGCCTTCCAGTCAAACGGCGATGAGTTTTGTTTATCCCGGGACTACGCCGAGTGTATCGGCCCATGGATCTGCTAACGGTATCGTGTGGGCGGCCGAGAATGGCAACGTTGCGGCGTTGCATGCGTTTGATCCTGGCAATCTTGCCACCGAGTTTTACAACAGCAATCAGATGGGGACGCGTGACCAGTTCGGTGCTGGGAATAAGTTCATCACGCCGATGATTGCTAATGGGAAGGTTTATGTTGGGACCACGAATGGCGTCGCTGTTTTTGGTCTTCTGACGAAGAGTTGATATGTGGTTTTTTTGCGCGTAGCGGGTGGGTTGGTTGTTTGCCTACGGCGTTGGGGTTTGCTTGAGCTTGTTTTGCCTGCGCGGCGCTTTTTGTCTGTGTGCCTACGGTGGTGGCCTTTCCTTGATTTCTTAGTGGTCTATTAGCGTCGCCCCTGTGCGGGGCAGGCACTTACTTTCTTTGCCGCCGTGTATAGACCGGGGACATAGCTGACAGGTGTGCGGGGACATGGTTGACACTTCCGGGTATTAAAACGCCCGGTCCCGACCATGCCCTGGAACGCAAGAGACACCATGAGCCTCCGACAGGAATTTGTTCATCTGGCCAGTCAGGACACCCTGACGATCACCGAGTTGTGCCAGCGCTTCAACATCAGCCGGCAGACCGGCTACAAATGGCTTAAGCGTGGCGAGAACGCGCTGTCAGATCAATCACGGCGCCCAGCCACCAGCCCCTTGAAGACTCCCGCTGCCATGGAGCAGGAAGTGGTGCGGCTGCGCCAGGCCCATCCGCGCTGGGGCGGGCGCAAGATCAGTCGGCGCCTGCAGGATCTGGGCTTTGAGGCGGTGCCGCAGCCCAGCACCGTGACCGACATCCTGCACCGGCATAACCTGATCCTGCCGACCGATTCAGCAATGAGCGAACCGTGGAAGCGCTTTGAACACGAGCAGCCCAACGTACTCTGGCAGATGGATTTCAAGGGTCACTT is a window of Paraburkholderia sp. IMGN_8 DNA encoding:
- the aspT gene encoding aspartate-alanine antiporter; the encoded protein is MIGELLRSQPEIALFASLAIGYFIGSFRVGPIQLGGVCGTLIVALLLGQTGARLAPDLKNIAFALFIFALGFTGGPQFFANIGRGWRYGLLSIVEIVSVLVLIMIAVVVMRLDAGTAAGLLAGAATESAVIGTASEAIAKLGFGDAETLRLQANIVTAYSVSYLFGLVTIVLFTSQFAPLLLRVNLREEAERVWRKLGGDGAFSDGQRAAAPALVGRAFRVGAAAGSTILAVEQQHGFNLTIEQLERNGAAAPVEPQLTLAAGDLILVAGRREAIVAAAASLGEEVEGAAFGQLVAETLDVVLTRREAHGLTVAQVRERATPEEGRGVYIAAVTRLETTVPALPGTELNRGDVLTLVGAKADVERGARRLGYVLTATRKTDFVYLGLGVLVGMAIGHLGGRIGGVSVALGTGGGCLLSGLLFGWIRSRYPLVGSLPSAAAQILKDFGLATFIAAVGLSAGPDAIKLVREYGLALPIAGILMVLVPGLLSLWIGRMFLELEAPMLLGAIAGQQCSTPAISALLGVTGNSTPVIGYTITYALSNILLPLMGPVVVGLAGKFG
- a CDS encoding bifunctional aspartate transaminase/aspartate 4-decarboxylase, which produces MAKEKGDRKHADMAQAGLAALSPFELKDELIKAAGGGAVERPANASMLNAGRGNPNFLATIPRHGFWQLGLFAMRESERSFAYMPEGVGGFPRRDGLEERFDLFLRENKGVPGIDFLRGAVSYVRDQLGLSAGEFLYEMCEGILGSNYPVPDRMLKLSELIVGQYLRKEMIGNHPFVGEFDVFAVEGGTAAMTYIFNTMRENHLIKAGDTIALGMPIFTPYIEIPRLNDYRLNVVNLDAHVEDGWQYSKKELDKLRDPKVKAFFLVNPSNPPSVKISDESLEYIAGIVKERPDLILLTDDVYGTFADNFVSLFALAPKNTILVYSYSKYFGSTGWRLGAIATHRDNVLDKLIGELPKDAKKQLHERYESITTEPEKLKFIDRLVADSRTVALNHTAGLSTPQQVQMVLFSLFSLMDTPDAYKNALKRLIRKRKQALYEEVGISFEDDDPNQVDYYTILDIEFLGERMFGREFVEWLLKNTEPSELLFRLAREARVVLLPGRGFGTQHPSGRVSLANLNESDYRLIGRAMRKLIEEYVERFNAATGKKLDKTRVK
- the aspT gene encoding aspartate-alanine antiporter, which codes for MEWLHDIFHKSPEIALFLSLAAGYFIGQINFGKFQLGGVGGSLLAAVVISQAGVTIDNGVKSVMFAVFIYAVGYDSGPGFFNSLNRKTLREIAMAVFLAVSALITVVVCAKLFHLNKGLAAGLAGGALTQSAIIGTAGDAIARLGLPADQVKSLQSDVAIAYAVTYVFGSLGAIIVCVNILPKFMGKGLREASIEAEKALSGAVPARAPGQLSALPELVGRAFRVEQAAGRTVSELEVSQNDTITIERIRRHGKGVEPTPDLVLEKDDVVMVVGRRGGMVDIAPMIGAELADTDGVSLVMQTRQAVFTRKGMNRTTIAEVRKNVDRDLRHGVFVEGATRAGQPLPILPETKLEHGDVITFYGSPKDTRRAVDAAGYELPYSNKTDFIYMGVGLVLGLLIGLIVINIGGIPLTLGSGGGCLLAGLLFGWMRGKHPMYGVMPSAASQLLKDFGLAAFVAVVGLNSGLQAVVTVKQSGVTIFLLGVFVTLFPLLLTMLFGRYVLRYDNAAILAGALSGSRSANPAFGGVLDKAESAVPTVPFAITYAIANVALTLLGPLVVGLV
- a CDS encoding 2-hydroxyacid dehydrogenase; this translates as MRMILFSSHQYDSDTFTEANHTHGYELHFQESHLDIETAILAQGYEVVCPFVNDNVDAAVLERLHAGGTRLIALRSAGFNHVDLAAAERLGITVARVPAYSPHAVAEHAVGLILALNRRLPRAVARTREGDFSLHGLLGFDLHGKTVGVIGTGMIGRVFGRIMAGFGMQVLAHDPGTPAEELLALGARYVPLDTLLAQADVVSLHCPLVPGTYHLIDSRALAKMKRGAMLINTGRGGLVESNALIGALKDGQLGHLGLDVYEEEGGLFFEDHSNLPLQDDVLARLLMFPNVIVTAHQAFFTREAMNEIAQTTLDNVAAWQAGTPRNAVRTRE